A DNA window from Ipomoea triloba cultivar NCNSP0323 chromosome 10, ASM357664v1 contains the following coding sequences:
- the LOC116033115 gene encoding uncharacterized protein K02A2.6-like: MIRYRDVVLRVLGQIAQHEILQIPREQNAETDTLSKLSQATPEYISKIARIEDLHKSSLEAYPVMPVQSRPPCWLDHLVQYKKTGTLPPDEADAKAAKRRAPTYELIGDILYKRSYNGALLRCLYPDEARALIEEIHKGTCAAHQGAYTMARRAILQGYFWPGMAKECADYTRSCPTCQKFQIGPGRPATNYTPISFVIPFSRWGIDIVGALPMGSGKRKYVIVAVDYFTKWVEAEPLASITSVRCKQFVYSNILCHFRVPMQIISDNGRQFEGKEFKLFCQEWRITHTKVSMAYPQANGQVENVNRTIVDGLKKTLEAAGGAWVENLEAVLWAYRTTPRKATGETPFALRYGFEARELRQRLSF; the protein is encoded by the coding sequence ATGATCCGGTACCGCGATGTGGTGCTCCGGGTCTTGGGGCAGATCGCCCAACACGAAATCTTGCAAATACCAAGAGAGCAAAACGCGGAAACTGATACGCTTTCCAAGCTCAGCCAGGCCACCCCAGAATACATCTCGAAAATTGCAAGGATAGAGGACCTCCATAAGTCCAGCTTGGAGGCATATCCGGTCATGCCCGTGCAAAGCCGTCCGCCCTGTTGGTTGGACCATCTCGTGCAGTACAAGAAGACAGGCACCCTACCCCCGGATGAGGCCGACGCTAAGGCAGCTAAGAGACGCGCCCCGACATACGAGCTTATCGGGGACATCCTATACAAGAGGTCATATAACGGGGCGTTGCTAAGGTGTTTATACCCAGATGAAGCCCGGGCTCTCATCGAGGAGATTCACAAAGGAACTTGTGCAGCCCATCAGGGAGCGTATACCATGGCCCGAAGAGCCATACTTCAAGGCTACTTCTGGCCGGGGATGGCGAAGGAATGTGCGGATTACACACGGAGCTGCCCTACTTGCCAAAAATTCCAGATCGGCCCGGGCCGACCCGCCACCAACTACACCCCGATTAGCTTCGTCATACCATTCTCAAGGTGGGGCATCGATATTGTAGGAGCCCTGCCCATGGGGTCGGGCAAGCGAAAATATGTTATCGTCGCGGTGGATTATTTCACGAAGTGGGTGGAGGCCGAACCCCTAGCAAGCATTACCAGCGTCCGGTGCAAACAGTTCGTATACTCCAACATACTATGCCATTTCAGGGTGCCAATGCAAATCATTTCCGATAACGGTCGCCAGTTCGAGGGAAAGGAGTTCAAGTTGTTCTGCCAGGAGTGGCGCATCACCCACACCAAAGTCTCCATGGCCTACCCCCAGGCGAACGGCCAGGTGGAGAATGTCAACCGCACAATAGTAGACGGGTTGAAGAAGACCCTGGAGGCGGCGGGAGGAGCGTGGGTCGAGAACCTAGAGGCGGTCCTCTGGGCGTATCGCACCACGCCACGGAAAGCAACAGGCGAGACCCCATTTGCGCTGCGCTACGGATTCGAAGCCAGAGAGCTCCGGCAGAGGCTATCATTTTGA
- the LOC116031439 gene encoding uncharacterized protein LOC116031439 produces MCIHGSSFLAVPNRLIIRTLNSIKLTNPCHLLQLPFPFKSSLQMAHSALDEMSTTGAFERTPSTFRNLISRDPNTTFAAEAGRYHLYVSYACPWASRCLAYLKIKGLDKAISFTSVKPIWGRTKDTDEHMGWIFPSSSTEEPGAEPDPLSGAKSIRELYELASSNYVGKYTVPVLWDKKLKTIVNNESSEIIRMFNTEFNGIAENAALDLYPPHLQSQINSLNEWIYDGINNGVYKCGFAKKQEPYNEAVQKLYEALDKCEHILSKQRYLCGNQVTEADIRLFVTLIRFDEVYAVHFKCNKKLLREYPNLFNFTKDIFQIPGMSSTINMEHIKKHYYGSHPSINPFGIIPQGPNIDYTSPHDREKLSV; encoded by the exons ATGTGTATTCATGGTTCTTCTTTTCTCGCTGTACCTAACAGACTCATCATACGCACATTGAACTCGATCAAACTCACCAACCCTTGTCATCTTCTTCAACTCCCCTTCCCCTTCAAG AGCTCCCTTCAAATGGCACATTCTGCTCTGGATGAGATGTCAACAACTGGTGCTTTTGAAAGAACTCCATCCACTTTCCGTAATTTGATTTCACGAGACCCCAATACTACTTTCGCAGCAGAAGCTGGTAGGTATCATCTCTACGTGTCGTATGCCTGTCCTTGGGCATCAAGATGCCTTGCATACTTGAAGATCAAAGGGCTTGACAAAGCTATTAGTTTCACT TCTGTTAAACCCATATGGGGGAGGACAAAGGACACTGATGAGCACATGGGATGgatttttccttcttcaagtACCGAAGAACCTGGAGCTGAACCTGATCCTTTGAGTGGTGCCAAAAGTATAAGAGAACTCTATGAGCTTGCAAGTTCTAATTATGTAGGAAAGTACACAGTTCCT GTTCTTTGGGATAAGAAACTCAAAACCATTGTAAACAATGAGAGCTCGGAGATAATTCGTATGTTTAATACTGAATTCAATGGCATAGCAGAAAATGCAGCCCTGGATCTTTATCCTCCTCATTTACAGTCCCAAATCAACAGCTTAAATGAGTGGATATATGATGGGATAAACAATGGAGTGTACAAATGTGGATTTGCTAAGAAGCAAGAGCCTTACAATGAG GCAGTGCAGAAGCTGTATGAAGCTTTAGATAAATGTGAGCACATTCTCAGCAAACAAAGATATCTGTGTGGAAATCAAGTGACTGAAGCTGATATCCGCTTGTTTGTCACCCTTATTCGGTTTGATGAG GTCTACGCTGTTCACTTCAAGTGCAATAAGAAGCTGCTGCGCGAATATCCAAATCTATTCAATTTCACCAAAGACATTTTCCAGATCCCGGGCATGAGCAGTACAATTAACATGGAGCACATTAAGAAGCATTACTATGGAAGTCATCCATCCATCAATCCATTTGGAATCATCCCACAGGGTCCAAATATTGACTATACTTCTCCCCATGATAGAGAGAAGCTGTCTGTCTAA